One genomic region from Epinephelus fuscoguttatus linkage group LG8, E.fuscoguttatus.final_Chr_v1 encodes:
- the akirin1 gene encoding akirin-1, whose translation MACGATLKRSMEFEALLSPQSPKRRRCNPLPGTPGTPSPQRCNLRPPVDSPTHSMSPPAIGGEHRLTPEQIFQNLRQEYSRIQRRRQLEGAFNQTEACSSSDAPSPSSALNAPSSPPGASRKDQPSFTLKQVSYLCERLLKDHEEKIREEYEQILNTKLAEQYESFVKFTQDQIMRRYGARPASYVS comes from the exons ATGGCTTGTGGAGCAACGTTAAAGCGGTCGATGGAGTTTGAGGCCCTCCTCAGTCCCCAGTCTCCCAAGCGGAGAAGGTGCAATCCACTACCGGGGACTCCTGGCACTCCGTCCCCGCAAAGATGCAACCTCCGTCCCCCAGTCGACAGCCCAACGCATTCGATGTCTCCTCCGGCCATAGGAGGCGAACACAGGCTCACTCCAG AGCAGATCTTCCAGAACCTCCGCCAGGAGTATAGCCGGATCCAGAGGCGGCGGCAGCTGGAAGGGGCCTTCAACCAGACTGAGGCCTGTAGCTCCAGCGATGCCCCCAGCCCCAGTTCCGCCCTCAACGCTCCCAGCTCCCCACCAG GTGCCTCAAGGAAGGACCAGCCCTCGTTTACACTGAAGCAGGTGAGCTACCTGTGTGAGCGACTGCTTAAAGACCACGAGGAGAAGATCCGGGAGGAGTACGAACAGATCCTTAACACAAAACTCGCAG AACAATATGAATCTTTTGTGAAATTCACACAAGACCAGATCATGCGAAGATACGGAGCCCGGCCTGCTAGTT aTGTCTCCTGA
- the cnr2 gene encoding cannabinoid receptor 2 has protein sequence MEEWEVHTSLGPTEAKGNVSSPIVNRSCENLECYMVLIKAEKTAIGSICLLAGPITLLENVLVLGVIAATATLRRRPSYLFIASLALADVFASCFFTTSFLDFHLFRHSDGPTAYLFKLGGVTMAFTSSVGSLLLTALDRYLCIQQASRYKVLLTRRRALLSLLILWSATIVISFLPLMGWRCPTGLNPPCSRLFPYINQGYLACWTSLTLVLLALILGAYALILWKAHQHESSMTSLQGAAGTGQARMRMDIRLARTFGLILVILVSCWLPALSFMLADVTVILTHNQQRAFAFCSTLCLVNSAVNPLLYALRCRELRVALLQLLQRLRMFGRCKKSTENLTPGLPSAEDNNCTAVTEDEMPKTRTTRLSSISDMVNDQKQKI, from the exons atggaggagtgggaggttCACACATCTTTAGGACCCACAGAAGCTAAAGGGAATGTCTCATCCCCAATAG TGAACAGGTCTTGTGAGAATCTGGAATGCTACATGGTCCTCATCAAGGCAGAGAAGACAGCCATCGGCTCCATCTGTTTACTGGCAGGTCCCATCACACTGCTGGAAAATGTTCTTGTGTTGGGAGTGATCGCTGCCACAGCCACCCTGCGGCGGCGGCCTTCCTACTTGTTCATTGCCAGCCTCGCTCTGGCAGATGTTTTTGCCAGCTGCTTCTTCACCACCAGCttcctggactttcacctgttTCGGCACAGCGACGGCCCCACTGCTTACCTCTTCAAATTAGGTGGTGTCACCATGGCCTTCACCAGCTCAGTGGGGAGTTTACTGCTGACTGCTCTGGACCGCTACCTCTGTATCCAGCAGGCCTCCAGGTACAAGGTTCTGCTCACCCGCCGGCGAGCTCTGCTGAGCCTGCTGATCCTTTGGAGTGCCACCATCGTCATCTCCTTCTTGCCTCTGATGGGCTGGAGGTGTCCCACAGGGCTTAATCCACCTTGCTCACGCCTGTTTCCCTACATCAACCAGGGCTATCTGGCCTGCTGGACCAGCCTCACTCTGGTGCTCCTGGCTCTCATTTTGGGGGCTTATGCTCTCATCCTGTGGAAGGCCCACCAGCATGAGTCCTCCATGACCAGCCTCCAGGGAGCAGCAGGCACAGGCCAGGCCCGCATGAGGATGGATATCAGGCTAGCGCGCACCTTTGGCCTGATCCTAGTCATACTAGTGAGCTGCTGGCTTCCTGCACTCTCCTTCATgttggctgatgtcactgtgatcCTGACCCACAACCAGCAGAGGGCCTTTGCCTTTtgcagtaccctctgcctggtCAACTCTGCAGTCAACCCACTGCTGTATGCACTGCGCTGTCGAGAGCTAAGAGTTGCTCTGCTGCAGTTGCTACAAAGGCTGCGTATGTTTGGAAGGTGTAAAAAATCTACAGAGAATTTAACCCCAGGATTACCCTCTGCAGAAGACAACAACTGTACTGCCGTAACTGAGGATGAGATGCCCAAGACCAGAACCACCCGACTTAGCTCGATCTCAGATATGGTGAATGATCAGAAGCAGAAAATCTGA